Proteins found in one Zea mays cultivar B73 chromosome 1, Zm-B73-REFERENCE-NAM-5.0, whole genome shotgun sequence genomic segment:
- the LOC100191949 gene encoding transcription initiation factor TFIID subunit 9B, producing MDAAGARPSAPSAAAAAVAGASVADEPRDARVVRELLRSMGLGEGEYEPRVVHQFLDLAYRYVGDVLGDAQVYADHAGKAQIDADDVRLAIQAKVNFSFSQPPPREVLLELARSRNRMPLPKSIAPPGSIPLPPEQDTLLAQNYQLLPPLKPPPQYEENEDENEESNPSLTPNPANSNPTFSQDQRSNEQQHTPQHGQRVSFQLNAVAAAAAKRPRMTVDQLNIG from the exons ATGGACGCCGCCGGCGCGCGTCCATCGGCACCGTCGGCCGCTGCTGCCGCAGTCGCCGGGGCCTCCGTCGCGGACGAGCCCCGGGACGCGCGGGTGGTGCGGGAGCTCCTGCGCTCGATGGGTCTCGGTGAGGGCGAGTACGAACCCCGCGTCGTGCACCAGTTCCTGGACCTGGCCTACCGATACGTCGGAGACGTGCTAGGGGACGCCCAAGTCTACGCCGACCACGCCGGGAAGGCTCAGATCGACGCCGACGACGTCCGCCTCGCCATCCAGGCCAAGGTCAATTTCTCCttctcccagccgccgccgcgTGAG GTTCTCCTTGAGCTGGCCCGCAGCCGAAACAGAATGCCGCTGCCCAAATCAATTGCTCCTCCTGGCTCAATTCCCCTCCCGCCTGAGCAGGACACACTGTTGGCCCAGAACTACCAACTCCTGCCTCCGTTGAAGCCGCCACCTCAATATGAGGAAAACGAGGATGAGAATGAAGAATCCAACCCAAGTCTGACACCGAACCCGGCAAATTCTAATCCAACCTTCTCGCAGGATCAGCGGAGTAACGAGCAACAGCACACTCCCCAGCATGGCCAGAGGGTTTCATTTCAACTCAATGctgtggcagctgctgctgcaaaGCGACCTCGGATGACCGTCGACCAGCTGAACATCGGCTAA